The Raphanus sativus cultivar WK10039 chromosome 2, ASM80110v3, whole genome shotgun sequence DNA segment aatatttttgtaagaTTCACTTCATTAAGCACATATCGACGTCAATAGGtaatcaagaaacaaaaaaaataataagatgaaagaaaataaaaacagaagaCTTTTTAAGCCACATTGATAatttctcctttttcttctcCGAAAGCAACAAATTGTCGGCCGTTAATTAACGCCGCCACGTAATGCTAAGGTGAACGACCGAAGTTCTGGAAAAAATAAACACACGCTAGCGAAAACCTGGTTACGTTAAACTTTGGCTGACATTAAGACAGTTTTCGACACGTGCTGGCTCACGAGTGGGTGTCGTCCTTCATCTGTTTGAGATTATGCAGTGTTTAGCGTTTAGCTAGTAACCGCGTAGCCGCCGAACGCGCGACGATTACGTCCAGTAGCGTTACACCGACTCAGATTCGCAATCATTGGAGTTTCACCGTAACTTGTAAAAGATATCAAAACgattaatttaacattttaccaaattAAAATATCGTCAAGAGATAAATTAGTAGACATACATACacgatattttaatatttacgtAACTACATTAACATATAGATACCTATAAGTtcacttaaatattttattgattttcgTTCATTAATTCagtataagatatatatatatatatatatatatatatatatatatatatatatatatatatttgtacttAATTTTTACGTTAGTgtttatttgaatttatatatcaaatatgtagaaacaaaaaaataaaacatatactagagaaatttataatgtttttaataatcttGCAAATTGAAAAATGTTTACGTACCAACTACATTATCCCATTAGATTGTAGGAAAAAATGATGTGTAAGTGTATATAAATACTTGTGTAATCCCATCCTTAATGATTAATTAATCTTTACATATCGAATCACTTGACTGCACTCAAACACATTCGTGATGGCGTCATCTGATGCAACAAAAGATAATTAATACTTACAcgtatatatacacacacataatacatacatatatatacgtGTAAAAGATGAGATTCTATTAGCGAAGGCTTGGTCTATATAAGTTCCAACTTTTCTCACAGTTGTGTCTTCTTTTCCTACCTTGCTGCTCTTCAACCAAAATAATCCCTAACTTTTCTTGGCAAAACATTTTCTCTCAATGTCAGAAGAATTTCAAGAGTCCGAGATTATATTTTCTGATGAATATTTCATGAGTAACAACGTCAAGAGTAGCAACAAAGAAAACACCAAAAGAAAGCCGATGGCGACGGGGAAGAAGTCATCTCCTGTCAGAATCCCGTCAAGAACTATTTCCCCGTGTAAGGTTGAGAacgaggaggaggagcaggAGGAGCGTATGACTCCGCCACATGTCATAATCAGAAAACGAAGAAAGGAGGCGCAAATGGCGTATTCATTTTGTACACTTAAAGGAAGAGACTTAAGTCGTCACCGGAACTCCGTTCTTAGGATGACCGGTTTTTTGGaagtttaattatttcaaaataaaatgagaaCCGATCTGGTTTAGATTTGCTTTTGTTGTATTTGTATAGAACAGCTTTGAAATTAACCGAATggaattacatttttttttctaataaagaAAAGTTTAGTACTGGAAATAATATTCCATTATTTAATATTGTAAGATGTTaacttaataattattatttattgttacattattgtttgatttcttgagaagagGAAAACCATAAGAATCAAATCTTATACTCCGTGTATGTTAAATTGAGTTATATATGAGTTTGCTTGTGAAGTAATTGGTTTCTTGGCTTGTAGATCTTGTATTTGGTCCACATTCATGGGATTCTGCAACTTGCTCGCTAAAATGAGCCTTATAAGCTTTGTCTGCTATTGTGAAACTCAGCCGAGAGGTAGAGATACCTTGGAAAAGTAATGTTAAGCGAATCTAATCATcctattattaataaattatttgtttaaataaaacaatttggTACCTTAAAAATCAGCTTGACTTTGGGCTGAATATATGGTTCAAGTATATCACATTAGTTTAATCAACATGAAGTTTATCTTATGTTTATGGAATGTTACATGTCGTATAAACACACGCTTTAAGAAATTAGATAAAACAGTGAAGGTTAATTAGATTAATTAGCCACTAGTAGTGTATATCGAAGTCGAACTGTCAAACAGTGAAGGTTACATATTAGTATATTACCactattatttgtaaatatatctttttaagtatTCACAAATATTACGAATGCTGAATGTTTAcagttaaatttataaatctatCAACCAAAGAATctaattcatttaaatattcACAATTgatgttttttataaataaataaaataccttcaaatatttaaaaaatattttcgtggaacaataaaaaatctacaaaattttaatttgaggAATAGAGAGAGTATATTCTTGACATATATGCATTATTTACGGTggagcaaaaaaaagaaacataaaacttGATGAATTTTATGATAGTATATTATTCTTGATCTATATAATTAAACACTATATATACATACTCGGGAATATAATTGAACTAATTAATGCTACTGATCAGCCGAAACCACCGGCGTAGACCGGTTCCGCTTCCGTCTTTTCCGTGTTCTATGACTACCACCAAACTTTAACCGTCCAGTATCCCTAAACCGGTCCTTCTCAGCTGCCACGATCACACACTCAGGTGGAGGCACGGCATACCTTACGGTATCGTAACAATACGAATAGTACATATAACGTTCCCGGAACCGTCGCATTGCGGCTCCTTGTTTAGGATTAATGGTTGAGTAATCGCTAGTCATGAGATCTTGGTCGGAGGCAGAACAGTTTCTGTAGTTATAACCGacagtgttgttgttgttgttgggaAATGAGTCGGAGACATTACAACCGTCGAGAGCAATGTCTTTGAACTCGGAGACGAAAGGTGAAAATGTATAGTCGACACCGAACTTTCCGCCGGAAGTAGCCCAGCTTGAGGCGTCCCAAATGGTTGCGTAGAGAGACATTGGTTTTTGTGGATAGTCTCCTttcatttcttcttttcttatgATTTCTCTTATTGGCACATCGTCTACCCAAAATCTGCATGTCATAAACTAACCAACGTAaaccctttatcaaaaaaacaaaaactaaccaacgtttaaaaaaaaaaaaatttaaactaaccAACGTTGTCATATTATGttgcatattttcaaaaaaaaatgttgcatATTTTCTTGGCTAATTAACTAGAGCAAGTTGTTGTCGATGAGGTTGTCAAATCTTGATGACCTAAACCGATCCATTGTTAATCAAACTAAGACTAAAGAAGTGTTTGCCTTGGCAATCAGTACTCTCGTGCGGTGTAAATGAGACTGCATTTACTAAAATGTATACTGCACAACAACTACTTTCTTTATATTCAACATATACATATCTCATGCACCCTATCAAAACCACATGCACCAATCTAGATCACCTAACTAAGAATTGAATTACGTGCACCGGTCTTTAAATTAAGTAAATTTGTTGACTTATAGATAAAGGATTGTGAGAAAGAGAAAACTAACATTATTTTGGTTGGGTTCCAAAGGATGCTATAACGGTGAAACTCCTTGGAAGGATCAAACCAAAGACGGTAGCGTTCTTCTCGGCCACGGTTTGTGCTACCATTACCATACATATTCGTCTGAAACCGCCATGGCTTTCCTTCAACGTTCCCTAAGAACTCTATGTCTAATTCGTCATGGTTCTTCACAAACACATCACCGTTTGATGTCTATATGCAATGTCATTTGAATTCaatcactttattaaaaaaatagtttagtacTTATATATTATTCGATAaggaaattctaaaaaatagtGACTTACGTAGAAGGCGACTACAAGACCAGCCGTGTAAGCTCCTGGCAACTTTATCAACGAACTAAAAAATCCATGTTGATACATGTTTGAAGATATAAATCCTGACCCTATCGAAttcattttgaaaacaatttcgtattaattctatataattaaaactcaACGACTTTGATTAGTGACATTTGAAAGATATTTGAATCGCAGAAAATGAACTCAATTTATGAAGTTGAAAAAGAAACTTAACAAATCTGAGAAACGGTGAAATATAGTACTACATCATTTACATTTACATACTTTGATTATATGTAAATCAAGAATTTGCAGAAGTTCATGTTTGGTAAAAGATGGTATATTCGCATAATAATGTTACAACCATTATGCGGTGCTCTAATTGGATAAATATGGATTAtaaatcaagatttttttttgtgaaatctTCATGTTTGGTAAAAGAGGGTATGATCGCATAATCATGTTATCACTTATCACCATAACCGAATTACCATTTCTATCCATTATCATGTTCATGCAGCTCGCagaatttaaaatacaaatgaGGATGATCATCAAAAACTAATAAAAGTCGAGTCTCTTAACGTGAAATTGGTTGTATTTTCTTCAGAAATCTACATACtatactatttatataataacttGAAAGACAAGAAAATCACCAGTATATTTGTCGAGGAGTAATCGAACGCTGCGATCATCAGGAGATCGGATGAGATTAGATTCACCAAATAAATGAGAAAGACCTTCGTCGAAGAAAATGGGGTTTATGTTCTCCAACCCCAAAACACCTCTCCATGATACGAATATCATCACCACCATGATCATCACCTTTAAGCGAAGATCAACCCATAAAAGGTATATTGAATCTCTCATTTTTTTTAGGTTCTTTGAAAACTCGGAACAAAGAGAAAAGTGGTTTGGTTTCTCTTTCTTTGTATGGTCTaagatgtttgttgttgtgtgttttTCTCTTCTTAAGATGCGTCAAAGTGGGAAAGAGAAGACCATGGAATTGTCTAAGTTTTGCTTCTATCTTTTCGTAGGAATTGTTAAAAAAGACTATTCCTTTCCTTACTTGTCTACAGAATTGCCATCGTTCATTTTCAATATCTTTGTGTATAGttgaaaaatctatttatttCTATACAGCAGTACAGGTCACATATGTTGTTGTATAGTAATCTACTAAAAATCCATTATTCAGATTTTAgatgaagattttttttaatatattttcattattgttATCAAAGATGGTAGAGTATCCCCATTAGTGAATCTCATGGAGAAGTtcacaaaacaatttttttttatttttttttactgtttgattttttttttaaaattaataatcgaACCAACCGTAGAATAGTGATAATATATGTTCAGTGCGAAGAATTTGTGAGAGAGAAATTCAGCAAAAAcaacttattttaatatttttttttttttggaaattgtGTGAACCCTCCCGTTTGAACTCTATGGGGATGCTCTTATAAGGGCTAAATGAATATCGTGtggaaacaaataaataaaaacaagcaaATAAACGAAACGGAGATTTAACATGGTTCACAGGCTATATTAAAGATAGTTCAAATGACACTACAGATACGAGAAAAAATTTACAAGACTGCAGTTCTACAATTGCAGTTCATCAAGTTACCTCTTCTCAAATGAAGCTCTCTCAAACTAAGTAGAAGAAAGATTCACCACTCTTGTGATTTCCAAGTGGCTTAAAGCTCTCTGTTTTTATCTTTGTGTACATGTTCTTAGATCATGGAGTCAGAAGAAGATAAATCAGAATCCTTCAAGACTTCCTTCTAACAGAAGTGATCATGAGTGCATTAAGTGATAACATACTATGACAAACCATCTGCTAAGAGAGAATGGTTTGTCTAGTCTTATGTTATAAAAATGCGATTTATTCTACAGAACTCAAAAGTTGTGATTACAGAATGGAAGTCTGTTAATCAAGATGTTTAGTTTATCCATTTTTTCTTCCTGTTTCCCccttgttgacaaaaaaaaagagaaagaaaaaagacatcAGACAGAGAACTTGACGCCTTCATCATCGGCTGAAGTTCCTTTGAACAATGCAAGCTTGCCCTTGTTCTCTAACAGCTTCAAGGCCCTCATTAGAATCGTCCGATCAATCCCTTCAAGTTCTGAAACATTCACATTATGTATTTATGTGACACAAACTTAAAATCATAAACATAatttgtctgttttttttttaattctaccTGTTCCAAGGGATTCAGACCCTGAACGTATTTCTTCAACAGTCATAACACTGTCCTCTAATCCATTCTCTCTCACCTTAACATGACATCGGATTAGAGAAAGGAGCAAgaaaccaagaagaagaaaaagtcaGAGACAAGTGGCTCACAAACTTAAGAATGATGTCTGCCCAATCTTGAATCCGGTGCCACAGGATCAGACATTTCCTATGTCCTTTATCTAGCCATTCCGCACGCCCTGTCAATAGATAAACAATGcgtaaacataaaaaaaaaaaaaatctttatcaCAGAGAATCTCTAACCTTCACCGACAATGGCTGAGAGGAAGGTTTCCCTTGCTTCATGGCTTAGAGTTCCTACAAACCAAACGACACTAagatgtttgaaaacatagaaaGAGCAGCGGTGAAAGCCTAACAACAGAATGAACAAATCTTACTAAGATGTTAACCAGCAATATACTGGAGAAATAAAGTAACAAGTAATCAA contains these protein-coding regions:
- the LOC108841005 gene encoding protein S40-3 produces the protein MSEEFQESEIIFSDEYFMSNNVKSSNKENTKRKPMATGKKSSPVRIPSRTISPCKVENEEEEQEERMTPPHVIIRKRRKEAQMAYSFCTLKGRDLSRHRNSVLRMTGFLEV
- the LOC108840541 gene encoding probable xyloglucan endotransglucosylase/hydrolase protein 29 — encoded protein: MRDSIYLLWVDLRLKVMIMVVMIFVSWRGVLGLENINPIFFDEGLSHLFGESNLIRSPDDRSVRLLLDKYTGSGFISSNMYQHGFFSSLIKLPGAYTAGLVVAFYTSNGDVFVKNHDELDIEFLGNVEGKPWRFQTNMYGNGSTNRGREERYRLWFDPSKEFHRYSILWNPTKIIFWVDDVPIREIIRKEEMKGDYPQKPMSLYATIWDASSWATSGGKFGVDYTFSPFVSEFKDIALDGCNVSDSFPNNNNNTVGYNYRNCSASDQDLMTSDYSTINPKQGAAMRRFRERYMYYSYCYDTVRYAVPPPECVIVAAEKDRFRDTGRLKFGGSHRTRKRRKRNRSTPVVSADQ
- the LOC108829873 gene encoding vacuolar protein sorting-associated protein 25, whose amino-acid sequence is MQKLGDFKLPQFFNYPPYFTLQPVRDTREKQIQLWKELILDYCKSQKVFLIGVEDDFPLFSNSSIDRTLSHEARETFLSAIVGEGRAEWLDKGHRKCLILWHRIQDWADIILKFVRENGLEDSVMTVEEIRSGSESLGTELEGIDRTILMRALKLLENKGKLALFKGTSADDEGVKFSV